From the Chitinispirillum alkaliphilum genome, one window contains:
- a CDS encoding NHL repeats containing protein produces the protein MYLYNTKTGDSELLSDSRRFPDPYLTSIISDKRGNIWIGSRNGYLYKRTPEGVFHTFSNYNRAGWGILDIYPHNDLLIIGSQRGCSVFDTKKGVALKNSAAIGSFSNPRVNKVTLFRDTLYLGCEEGVAVLTSDISRANFYDRTVWRTVQTDSAVVDFQIRNRELIPSSVPVVSFKNQSYSAMGGMVMLDSVPALDFGERETVTALYNDGNNHLWVGTDDQFFFGWDGQNSPYQIKIEGLPLKNINRIYAAKNGDVWLLPAFTHTDGYQPWYTGIIRFDGSQWDMYNSYTFGNYSFGNIGYGNMTDIAEDRSGHMWVGTWGGNVKKIDPAQNNVSQLYIGEKDDPEFGYYTEGGFLGFGLSRALSTDSNGFLWISVHDHNLGSLVCYDPGRIPDDSRDDPLQAGFRRFFPKESPYHADYIKLIEVDRDNRIFLVDSRDRLLILEYSGNPLERGITVRHQSTSLGIISDIAASPDGRVYVASTNGLYTFLPNTTTPVKLKSSLGNTNSIAVQNENVFWIGTNDDGLIRGELHPYRQDSVSLQFITTDNGILSNSIVDISVNREKGLLWVATDAGVSKLYLGSQSRLSSDEKIEVFPNPYSVSNRHQGADRITFSKLEPRSTVSLYSVDGQLVAQLESERISDYEWQSGWRPPQDIVPGTYVVLTRPSGKKAKLLILP, from the coding sequence TTGTATCTGTATAATACCAAAACCGGAGATTCTGAACTGCTTAGTGATTCCAGAAGATTCCCAGACCCCTACCTCACATCAATAATCTCTGACAAAAGAGGAAACATATGGATAGGTTCAAGAAACGGCTACCTTTACAAGCGTACCCCAGAGGGCGTCTTCCACACCTTTTCTAATTATAACAGGGCCGGCTGGGGCATTCTTGACATTTACCCGCACAACGACCTGCTGATTATCGGGTCACAGCGGGGATGCAGTGTGTTTGACACAAAAAAAGGAGTGGCCTTAAAAAATTCAGCTGCAATCGGCTCTTTCTCAAATCCGCGGGTAAATAAAGTTACCCTTTTCAGGGACACTCTATATCTGGGTTGTGAGGAGGGAGTCGCAGTACTTACATCCGATATTTCCCGGGCCAACTTCTATGACAGAACCGTATGGAGAACGGTACAAACCGACTCCGCAGTTGTTGATTTTCAGATCAGAAACAGAGAACTGATACCTTCTTCGGTTCCGGTCGTGTCTTTTAAAAATCAGAGTTATTCTGCAATGGGCGGAATGGTTATGCTCGACAGTGTTCCGGCTCTTGATTTCGGGGAGCGGGAAACTGTGACTGCACTGTACAATGACGGTAACAACCATTTATGGGTTGGTACAGATGATCAGTTTTTCTTCGGGTGGGACGGACAAAACAGCCCATACCAGATAAAAATAGAGGGATTGCCCCTTAAAAACATCAACCGTATTTACGCCGCAAAAAATGGTGACGTCTGGCTGTTGCCTGCCTTTACCCACACAGATGGGTATCAGCCTTGGTATACCGGAATTATCCGTTTTGATGGTTCCCAATGGGATATGTACAATTCCTACACCTTTGGAAATTACAGCTTCGGAAACATAGGTTATGGTAACATGACCGATATTGCAGAGGATAGATCGGGACATATGTGGGTTGGAACATGGGGGGGGAATGTAAAAAAAATCGATCCTGCTCAAAACAACGTTTCACAACTATATATTGGTGAAAAAGATGATCCTGAGTTCGGTTATTACACAGAAGGTGGATTTCTGGGGTTTGGTTTGTCAAGAGCCCTGAGCACTGACTCCAATGGCTTTTTATGGATTTCAGTACATGACCATAACCTCGGAAGCCTGGTTTGCTATGATCCGGGAAGAATTCCCGATGACAGCAGGGATGATCCGTTGCAGGCCGGGTTCAGAAGATTTTTCCCAAAAGAATCGCCCTATCATGCTGATTACATCAAATTAATAGAAGTCGACAGGGATAACAGAATCTTTCTGGTTGATAGCCGTGATCGCTTACTGATTCTGGAGTATAGTGGTAATCCGCTTGAAAGGGGTATAACTGTAAGGCATCAATCAACAAGTCTTGGAATAATCTCAGATATTGCCGCTTCCCCGGATGGAAGGGTATACGTTGCCAGCACAAATGGCCTTTACACCTTTTTACCCAATACCACAACTCCTGTCAAACTTAAAAGTTCTCTGGGTAATACCAATTCTATTGCAGTGCAAAATGAAAATGTCTTTTGGATAGGAACAAACGATGATGGTTTGATACGGGGTGAACTTCACCCCTACAGACAGGATTCTGTTTCTCTGCAGTTCATCACCACCGATAACGGAATACTCTCAAATTCGATTGTTGATATTTCAGTCAACAGGGAGAAGGGGCTACTCTGGGTTGCTACCGATGCCGGTGTATCCAAGCTCTATCTCGGAAGTCAGAGCCGCCTGAGCTCAGATGAGAAGATTGAGGTTTTCCCCAACCCTTACTCTGTAAGCAACAGGCATCAGGGGGCTGACAGGATAACGTTTTCAAAACTTGAACCCCGTTCAACTGTTTCACTGTATTCAGTTGACGGACAGCTCGTAGCTCAACTGGAATCTGAAAGAATATCAGATTACGAATGGCAAAGCGGCTGGAGACCTCCACAGGACATTGTTCCCGGTACTTACGTTGTTCTGACCAGACCTTCAGGCAAAAAAGCAAAACTTCTTATACTCCCCTGA
- a CDS encoding potassium transporter Trk — translation MYLIAAIILLSIVLIARIASKWRVPLVVIALATGVIFGSGVTGLIYFDDAVMARQIADFALIFVLFIGGFGTRYERLKTVFASSMTLATVGVALTALLTGVSLVVFLNYGLVMAFLIGCIISSTDAAAVFSILRSRSLNKRLSSLVEIESATNDPMAIVLTTLAVRLIVARMEHPLGMGLTLFWNLIIGIAIGLLVGKLGVFLFHQVKVLDRGYFYIFLVGLIMFSFGLADVAGASGMISAFFAGFFMGNSDIPYKKTISTLLEAISTIANVIIFVILGLLVFPRDLLVVYREGIALFLIITFFSRPLSVLICTTFTKFNYKDRLFISWSGLRGAVPIVLATYPLAAGIPNSRVIFNMVFFAVVLSLLVQGSTITKMADLLKLTVKTKPKPSQVMELATLHKSDLELVEIQIDEDVYSGLVRVDSLRLPKGTVITMINRKDEIIAPHGSTVIKPSDVLYVLVRSTYIDHVTAKIMDNFELK, via the coding sequence ATGTACCTTATTGCAGCAATAATTTTGTTGTCAATTGTTTTAATTGCCAGAATAGCCAGTAAGTGGCGTGTGCCCCTTGTGGTGATTGCACTTGCTACAGGAGTTATTTTTGGAAGTGGTGTCACCGGGCTCATCTATTTTGACGATGCGGTGATGGCAAGACAGATTGCCGACTTTGCCCTCATCTTTGTACTCTTTATCGGGGGTTTCGGCACCAGGTATGAAAGACTGAAAACTGTATTTGCTTCTTCGATGACTCTTGCCACAGTGGGGGTAGCACTTACAGCTCTGTTAACGGGTGTTTCACTGGTAGTGTTTTTAAATTATGGTCTGGTGATGGCATTTCTTATCGGCTGCATTATATCTTCCACCGATGCAGCTGCTGTTTTTTCAATTCTTCGTTCAAGGTCTTTGAATAAGAGACTCTCCTCTCTGGTTGAAATTGAATCGGCCACAAATGACCCGATGGCAATTGTACTTACCACTCTGGCGGTTCGGCTGATTGTTGCCAGAATGGAACACCCTCTTGGGATGGGGCTCACTCTGTTCTGGAATCTTATAATCGGAATCGCGATCGGATTACTTGTAGGAAAGTTGGGGGTATTTCTTTTTCATCAGGTTAAAGTGTTGGACAGGGGGTATTTCTACATATTTCTGGTAGGGCTGATTATGTTCTCTTTTGGCCTTGCTGATGTGGCAGGGGCAAGCGGAATGATCTCCGCTTTTTTCGCCGGATTTTTTATGGGCAATTCTGATATCCCCTATAAAAAAACAATATCCACACTGCTGGAAGCCATCTCAACTATCGCTAATGTTATAATTTTCGTGATTCTTGGCTTATTGGTTTTTCCCCGCGATTTATTGGTAGTTTACAGGGAAGGGATAGCTCTTTTTCTTATCATTACCTTTTTTTCCCGTCCGCTGTCGGTTCTGATATGTACGACATTCACTAAGTTCAATTATAAAGACAGATTGTTTATAAGCTGGAGCGGTTTGCGGGGTGCAGTTCCGATTGTACTGGCCACATACCCTTTGGCTGCTGGTATACCTAATTCGCGGGTGATTTTCAATATGGTGTTTTTTGCCGTGGTGCTTTCTCTTCTTGTACAGGGCTCAACAATCACCAAAATGGCAGACCTGTTAAAATTAACTGTGAAAACAAAGCCTAAACCCAGCCAGGTTATGGAGCTGGCAACCCTTCACAAAAGCGATTTGGAGCTTGTGGAGATTCAAATAGATGAGGATGTGTATTCCGGTTTGGTGCGTGTGGATTCTTTGAGACTTCCAAAAGGCACAGTTATTACTATGATAAACCGAAAAGATGAAATTATTGCACCTCATGGTTCGACAGTAATAAAGCCGAGTGATGTGCTTTATGTATTGGTAAGAAGTACATATATCGATCATGTAACTGCGAAGATAATGGATAATTTTGAATTAAAGTAA
- a CDS encoding GDP-mannose 4,6-dehydratase, protein MDIQEKPVLDYINYRKLSLPGNYELDDFLKSTNPLHIYHLAAVSYIPDADLSPYNAIEINLMGTVSVLEAALRTCPESQILVVGSSKEYGEADSATKKITENTNLNPQSFYGITKFTSELIAKQYGRQFGLDVRFTRSFNHTGPGQSPKFVCSDWAKQVADIDRGLTAPRVEVGDLEHSIDFCDVRDVVKAYHLILKHGKRGDVYNVCSGRTVPLTEILDYLIRKSGKKIEIIKSDFRIRPGKRKLGIAGDNEKLVSQTGWNPQIGIDKTLDDLYECWFNR, encoded by the coding sequence ATGGATATCCAAGAAAAGCCCGTTCTTGATTATATTAACTACCGCAAACTCTCACTGCCCGGAAACTATGAACTGGATGATTTTCTCAAATCCACCAATCCATTACATATCTACCACTTAGCAGCTGTAAGCTATATTCCCGATGCCGACCTATCACCCTACAATGCCATAGAAATCAACCTAATGGGAACGGTTTCGGTGCTTGAGGCTGCCCTCAGAACGTGTCCCGAATCTCAAATCCTTGTTGTGGGTTCATCTAAGGAATATGGAGAAGCGGATTCGGCCACAAAAAAGATCACCGAAAACACGAATCTCAATCCTCAGAGTTTTTATGGAATAACAAAGTTTACATCAGAGCTCATCGCTAAACAATATGGTAGACAGTTTGGGCTTGATGTCAGATTTACCCGTTCATTCAATCACACCGGTCCTGGGCAATCTCCGAAATTTGTGTGTTCAGATTGGGCAAAACAAGTGGCAGATATCGATAGAGGGCTTACAGCCCCACGGGTAGAAGTTGGTGACCTGGAACACTCTATCGACTTTTGTGATGTGAGAGATGTGGTTAAGGCGTATCATCTCATATTAAAGCACGGAAAGAGGGGAGATGTTTACAATGTCTGTTCAGGCAGAACAGTTCCGCTTACAGAGATTCTGGATTATCTGATCAGAAAATCGGGTAAAAAAATCGAAATCATTAAGTCAGATTTCAGGATCCGGCCCGGGAAAAGAAAATTAGGTATTGCAGGCGACAATGAAAAGTTGGTTTCTCAGACAGGTTGGAATCCACAGATCGGGATTGATAAAACTCTTGATGACCTCTATGAATGCTGGTTTAACAGGTAA